AATTAACGCGTATCTACGACTATCAAAAAGAATTGGGGCTTGATGTTTCATGGCTCAGCGAAGAACAAGCCCTTCTAAAAGAGCCTCTTTTATCAAAAGGATGCCATGGGTTTGTCAATGCTCCGCATGAATGCCATATCGATAATCGTAAACTGACCCTGGCCTTGGCCAAAGCCTTTGAAGTCGGCGGAGGAAAACTTGTTGAATCCAAAAAAGTGGAAGCTCTTCATGTTGAAAATGGAAGAGTCAAAGAAATAACCGTCGGCAACGAAACCATGGCCGCCACCTGTGTTGTTCTGGCGACGGGAACAAGATCAAATATTAAAGGGTTGCCCGAAATTTTAAGCCAAATTTTACGTCCCATCAAAGGCCAGGCCCTATGTTTACGCCATGGGGATACCCCCACTCTTAAACATGCCGTGCGCACCATTCATCGGTATCCGGTTTATTTGGTGCCGCGGGCCGATGGACGGCTGATTATTGGAGCCAGTAACGAGGAAAAAGGTTGGGACGCCCTTCCCACCGCAGGCAATATGCTCGACTTAATTTATGGCGCCTGGAAAGTACTGCCCCTGGCCTACGAAATGGAATTTGTCGAAACATGGGTGGGCCACAGGGCCGCCACACGCGACCACAGCCCTGTGGTGGGTCCTACCGAAATTGAAGGCCTTTATACAGCCTTGGGGATGTACCGGCACGGCATCATGCTCTCCCCTTTGGTGGGAAAAATCATGGCTGAAAGGATTGCAAAGGGTGTTGAATCAAAATATGAATCTTTTTTGAATTTGAAACGGTTTTTGTAAATCATGGGCCCTGAGCGGAGTCGAAGGGACAGGGTGCTTCGACTCCGCTCAGCAACCGGCATTCAAAAATAAATCATGCTCACCATCGCCAAAAAATCTTTTGATTCGCGGCTTCTGTTAGGAAGCTCGGGCTATCCCACGCTGAAACATTTGGAGGATGCCCTTAAAATTTCAGGAAGCCAAATTGTCACCGTGGCCATTCGTCGCATTTCCCTTGAATCAGAAAGTGCCGGGGACAGCCTGATCAAAGTTTTATCCGAGAATCATTATTTCCTTTTACCCAATACAGCCGGCTGTTACACGGCCGAGGAAGCCATTTTAACAGCCAAGCTTTCCCGCGAAGCCCTTAAGACAAACTGGATCAAACTGGAAGTAATTGGCGATTCTTATTCCCTTTTTCCTGACAACGAACAATTGCTCAAAGCAGCCCGTACTTTGATTAACGATGGGTTTGTCGTACTTCCTTATTGCAATGACGACCCCATTGTGTGTAAAAAACTGGCTGATCTTGGATGTAGTGCCGTCATGCCTTTGGGCGCTCCCATCGGTTCAGGCCAGGGAATACGTAACCCTCATAATCTGGAATTAATACGTAAAATGGTTTCTGTGCCCATGATTGTGGATGCCGGCGTGGGCACTGCTTCCCATGCGGCCTTTGCCATGGAGCTGGGAGCGGATGGGGTTTTAATGAACACCGCCGTTGCCAAGGCCAAGGATCCGGTAAAAATGGCCCTGGCCATGAAAAACGCGGTGGAAGCCGGCCGCCTTGCCTTTGAAGCGGGAAGAATTCCCGAGAAAAAATTTGCCACCCCCTCCACACCGGATCGGGGAAAAATTGTTTTGTGATTTTTATGATACCCGTATTATCCCCTCTCCCTTGTCCCGCGTAGCGGGATTCCGGTACACGGAAAGGGGAGAGGGTTCTAAGCACTCGTTCCCACGCTCCTGCGTGGGAACGCAAAAACAGACGCTCTAGCGTCGAAAAATGGCGTTCCCACGGTAGACCGTGGGAACGAGGAAAAAATTATGCGCACCCCCTGGATTCAAAAAAGAAAAAACGAGGCCACTCCCACACAAATTTTTTATGCCCGCCAAGGTCTTATTACGGAGGAAATGATTCATGTGGCCAAGCGCGAAACTCTTGACCCTGAATTTGTACGCCAGGAAATAGCCCGCGGTCGCATGATCATTCCTGCCAATAAAAATCATACCAATCTGGAACCCATGGCTATTGGCGTGGGGTCGCTTTGCAAAATCAATGCGAACATCGGTAACTCCGCCGTCACCTCGAAGATCGAAGAGGAATTGGCCAAACTCCACCGCGCCGTGCACTTGGGTGCGGACACCGTGATGGATCTTTCAACCGGTGGCAACATCCCTGAAATCCGCCAGGCCATTATTAAGGCAAGCCCCGTACCCATTGGCACCGTTCCCATTTATGAGGCCTTAAGCCGTGTCAAAAGAGTAGAAGACCTCACCATCGAAATCATGCTTGAAGTCATCGAAGAACAGGCCGAGCAGGGAGTCGATTACATGACTATCCACGCCGGCGTGTTGGGAGAGTTTTTGCAATACATTCCCAAACGCATCACGGGCATTGTCAGCCGCGGCGGCTCGATGATGGCCCAGTGGATTGCGCACCATCACCGAGAAAATTTCTTGTACGTTCACTTCGACCGCATCTCCAAAATTTTAGCCAAGCACGATGTGAGCTATAGCTTGGGCGATGGCCTCCGCCCCGGCTGTTTGGCGGATGCTTCAGACGCCGCGCAGTTTGGGGAGCTCCGAGTTTTAGGAGAATTAACGATGAAAGCCTGGGAAAAGAATGTGCAAGTGATGGTTGAAGGCCCGGGCCATGTTCCTGTCGATCAGATTGAAATGAACGTGAAAAAACAAATGGAAGTCTGCCATGAAGCGCCCTTTTATGTTCTTGGCCCCTTGGTGACCGATGTAGCGCCGGGTTATGATCACATCACTTCCTCCATCGGAGCGACAATCGCCGGAACAGCCGGTACCGCAATGCTCTGCTATGTTACTCCCAAGGAACACTTGGGGCTTCCCAACGCCGAAGATGTGCGTCAGGGCGTTATTGCCTACAAGATTGCAGCCCATGCCTCTGACATTGCACGCCACCGTCCCTTTGCCCGTGACCGTGACGATGCCCTTTCAAAAGCCCGTTATGCCTTCGACTGGAAAAAACAGTTTGCCCTTTCGCTCGACCCTGAAACCGCCGAAAAAATGCACGACGAAACCCTTCCCCAAGAAGGTTTTAAAGACGCCCCCTTCTGCTCGATGTGCGGCCCCAAGTTTTGCAGCATGAATATTTCACAAAAGATTGAGACGTTTGAGATTGCGGTATAGAAGCGGTCCCCGAGCGAAGTCGAGGGGCCTGTCCCTTCGACTCCGCTCAGGGACCAGCAAATATGTATTACCTCTTCTACAAAGTTCACAACAAAGACATCGCCATGATCAAGTTCTTGATCGAG
The genomic region above belongs to Deltaproteobacteria bacterium GWA2_45_12 and contains:
- a CDS encoding phosphomethylpyrimidine synthase, translating into MRTPWIQKRKNEATPTQIFYARQGLITEEMIHVAKRETLDPEFVRQEIARGRMIIPANKNHTNLEPMAIGVGSLCKINANIGNSAVTSKIEEELAKLHRAVHLGADTVMDLSTGGNIPEIRQAIIKASPVPIGTVPIYEALSRVKRVEDLTIEIMLEVIEEQAEQGVDYMTIHAGVLGEFLQYIPKRITGIVSRGGSMMAQWIAHHHRENFLYVHFDRISKILAKHDVSYSLGDGLRPGCLADASDAAQFGELRVLGELTMKAWEKNVQVMVEGPGHVPVDQIEMNVKKQMEVCHEAPFYVLGPLVTDVAPGYDHITSSIGATIAGTAGTAMLCYVTPKEHLGLPNAEDVRQGVIAYKIAAHASDIARHRPFARDRDDALSKARYAFDWKKQFALSLDPETAEKMHDETLPQEGFKDAPFCSMCGPKFCSMNISQKIETFEIAV
- a CDS encoding glycine oxidase ThiO encodes the protein MSQEPIIIGAGVIGLSIGWHLTQLGFKPLVIDQGLAGQETSWAAAGMVTPASEIRFGEKHLTDFFLDALHAYPAFVSAIEKISGIKTDFQQNGSLLVAIDVDDEAELTRIYDYQKELGLDVSWLSEEQALLKEPLLSKGCHGFVNAPHECHIDNRKLTLALAKAFEVGGGKLVESKKVEALHVENGRVKEITVGNETMAATCVVLATGTRSNIKGLPEILSQILRPIKGQALCLRHGDTPTLKHAVRTIHRYPVYLVPRADGRLIIGASNEEKGWDALPTAGNMLDLIYGAWKVLPLAYEMEFVETWVGHRAATRDHSPVVGPTEIEGLYTALGMYRHGIMLSPLVGKIMAERIAKGVESKYESFLNLKRFL
- the thiG gene encoding thiazole synthase (functions in thiamine (vitamin B1) biosynthesis; in Bacillus subtilis this enzyme catalyzes the formation of thiazole from dehydroxyglycine and 1-deoxy-D-xylulose-5-phosphate and ThiS-thiocarboxylate), with product MLTIAKKSFDSRLLLGSSGYPTLKHLEDALKISGSQIVTVAIRRISLESESAGDSLIKVLSENHYFLLPNTAGCYTAEEAILTAKLSREALKTNWIKLEVIGDSYSLFPDNEQLLKAARTLINDGFVVLPYCNDDPIVCKKLADLGCSAVMPLGAPIGSGQGIRNPHNLELIRKMVSVPMIVDAGVGTASHAAFAMELGADGVLMNTAVAKAKDPVKMALAMKNAVEAGRLAFEAGRIPEKKFATPSTPDRGKIVL